The window GCGATCCCTTGCGTCAAGCTCGTCCATCGCGGGGCGAAGCGCGTCGATGTCATCGACATGATTGTGCGCAACAACCGCTTTGCAACCTTTGCAGGAGACCTGGCCGCCATGATCAGCGCGGTCGAGAAGGGCGCACGGCGGATCGAGGCCCTGATCGCGCGCCATGGCGCGGACCATGTGCGCGCGGCGATCAACCACGCCATCGACGAGACCGAGCGCCAGTTCCGCCGCGAAATTGCCGCCTGGCCCGATGGTACCTATCCCGCCACCGTCTTTATCGACCACGACACCGCCGGGACGAAGGACGTGAAGGTTCATGTGGAGGTCACCGTTTCGGGAGAGGACCTGACGGTCGATCTCACTGGCACCGATGATCGCGCGAACCTGACGGGCGTGTGGAACACCTTTGCCAATTCGCGCGGCTACGTGATGGTCCAGCTCGCGGCCATGATCGACCCGGCCATCGTCAAGAACGAGGGGCTCTTCCAGGCGGTCGAGATCGTCATTCCCGAAGGCTGCATCGCCAACCCGCCGCCCAACAAGCCCGCGGCGCTCGGCAGTTTCCACCCCGCCTGCGAGATTACCGAGGCGGTCTGCGTGGCGCTTTCGGGCATCGTGCCCACGCGCGCGCAGCCACAGGTCTACAAGATCGGCATGCCCAATGCCGTGATCGGCTTCGATGCCTCGGGGCAGATGTACATGGATCAGGGCGTCGATTGCCGCTCGATGGATGTTTCCGCGGTTGCCGGGCTCGATGGGTGGGGAGCGTGTCCGTCCAGTCTAGGCAATCTCCTGCTTGGCCAGGCCGAGGATGCGGAAAGCCGCTTTCCTGTGCTCAACATCGCGCGCGAGCTGACCACCGACACGGGCGGGGCAGGGCAATGGCGCGGGATGCCGGGCAGCTGCAACGTCAAGCAGGTCCTGCAACCGATGATAGCAACCGCCTGGATGGTGAGCTACGACCACCCGATCAGCGGCATGGGCGGCGGCGATCCGGGATCGCCCTATGTCAATCGCTTCGAGGTCGGCTCGCCCAACGAGCGGCGCATCGCGCTGGCCGAGCAGGCGATGCTCCCGGCAGGCGCGGTCATGGCCTACCAGCATGGCGGCGGCGGCGGCTTTGGCCCGCCCACCGCGCGCGATCCCGAGGCGGTGAAGGAGGACGTGCTCGACGAACTCGTCAGCGAGGAGGCCGCGCGCACACGTTATGGCGTCGTGCTGACAGGGCGCCTCGAAGACTATGACCTTGCCGTTGATGCCGAGGCCACGCGGCACCTGCGCGCCCAGATGGCCGAGGCCGACACGGGACTTGTCGTGGCCGAATAGCTGGCGGCGGGCAGAGAACAGACACAGCACGAAAGACGGGGGACGGGATGGCCTACAGGGTCGGCATCGATATCGGCGGGACTTTCACGGACTTCGCGCTCCTGGGCAGCGCGCATGAGGACGTGCGCCTCTACAAGAACCTGACGACGCCCGAGGACCGCTCGCTGGGCGTGATGCAGGGGCTCGAGCGTCTGGCGCAGATGGAGGGGCTGGGCCTTGGCGCCTTTCTTGGCGCCTGCGACATGATCGTCCACGGCACGACCGTCGCTGACAACGCGCTGATCGAGATGGACGGGGCGACCACGGGGCTCCTGTGCACCGAGGGTTTTCGCGACGAGATGGAATACCGGCGCGGTTTCAAGGAGGATATCTGGGATCCGACGCTGCGGCCACCGCCGCAGATCGTGCCGCGTCGCCGCCGCCGTGCGGTGCGTGAGCGGATCATGGCGGACGGATCGGTGCACCTCGCGCTCGACGAAGACGGCGTGCGCGAGGAATGCGCGCGGCTGCGCAAGCAGGGCGTCGATTCGGTCGCCATCGCCATGCTGTTCAGCTTCCTCAATCCCGAGCATGAGCGCCGCACGGCCGAGATCGTGGCCGAGGAAATGCCCGGCGCACGCATCTCGATGAGCCACCGCGTCCTGCCCCGTGCGCCCGAATACGACCGGACCAGCACCACCGTGGTCAACGCTTTCGTCGCGCCGCGTGTCGCGGACTATCTGGAACGGCTGGTCACGCGTCTGGAAGAGGCGGG is drawn from Novosphingobium decolorationis and contains these coding sequences:
- a CDS encoding hydantoinase B/oxoprolinase family protein gives rise to the protein MTASAIAPAFALRRELAKKPAALPTSVTIDPVSADIIRGAFETICFEVATHLGRAASSPIINQSNERNAAIVDAHGRLAMGSIGTPHLTFVSQLTVRYGLLQQAKYDWGAGDVFLGNDPDAGGGHLPDYNVYAPVYDDAGELVTCIALQAHQGDTGGKDPGGFTLEATDIFTEGLAIPCVKLVHRGAKRVDVIDMIVRNNRFATFAGDLAAMISAVEKGARRIEALIARHGADHVRAAINHAIDETERQFRREIAAWPDGTYPATVFIDHDTAGTKDVKVHVEVTVSGEDLTVDLTGTDDRANLTGVWNTFANSRGYVMVQLAAMIDPAIVKNEGLFQAVEIVIPEGCIANPPPNKPAALGSFHPACEITEAVCVALSGIVPTRAQPQVYKIGMPNAVIGFDASGQMYMDQGVDCRSMDVSAVAGLDGWGACPSSLGNLLLGQAEDAESRFPVLNIARELTTDTGGAGQWRGMPGSCNVKQVLQPMIATAWMVSYDHPISGMGGGDPGSPYVNRFEVGSPNERRIALAEQAMLPAGAVMAYQHGGGGGFGPPTARDPEAVKEDVLDELVSEEAARTRYGVVLTGRLEDYDLAVDAEATRHLRAQMAEADTGLVVAE